The genomic region AGTTGGGGTCGTCATGTGATCTATTGTACCCATTTACCACAATGGTATTGCCATCAATGGCAACTTTGGATCCAAAAGTATCATAATCCTGTCCATCAGATGGAAAGAGAGCCGTTTCGAATTCCCAGAAGTCATCGAAATAAACATCAGGCGTGCCATTTAGATTTCGCTTGTAAATATACGCAGCACCTGCATTAATTCCGCGAAAGTTGTTATAGGGGGCGCCGACAACCAGGTAGTCACCATCGATTGCAACACTACTTCCAGTGCGGTCTCCAGGATGTTGGATAATGTCATCTGTGAGGGGACTTATTTTTTGTTCCGAAGAATTCCAGCCATTAATTCCATTCGAGAAAATATAAGCTGCACCACTATCGACTCCGTTAGTGTCTTCGAGAGGCGATCCAATTAAGATCTCACTTCCATTGAAATCAATGCAGGATCCCCAAGAGCTGTTTTCTTCAAGTTCTGAAGATGTAAAAAATGATTCAGTAGCACCCGTCCAGCCCAAGATACCTTTTTCATAAATGTAGACTGCTCCCTGAGGGGGACCATCTTGAGGATGATTCTTAGCGCCAATCACAAGGATGTCATCAAGGAGAAAAACAGATGATCCAAAATTATCCCCTGAGTGAGGGGTGGATGCTTGGATTGTTGTTTTCTGGTACTCGTTCCAGCTGGACCCTTTTTGATAAATATGAACCGTACCATTTTCTGTATAGTCATTCGCAGAAAATCCCGCTTCACCAATGACAACTGTGTCATTTCTCACAGATACACTTGATCCAAATGAAGGAGTTTCGCCGGTAAGTTTCACTTCTTCTGCTGAATTCCAGCCATCAATGCCTTTGGAATAGATATAGGCAGCAGAGACCTGGTCTCCTGTTCCGATCACGATTGTGTCACCACTTACCGCGACTGTTTCACCAAAATAGGCTTGCAGTGGGTGGTCACTTGCTGCAAGTTTTACAGCTTCTGCGTTTTCCCAGCCTGATGCGTTCTTTGTAAAGACATAGGCTGCACCTCTATAGTATGGTGAACCTTGAACAAGGCTTGCACCGACAACGAGAGTGTTATTTTCGAGCGCGACAGACCAGCCAAAAGAACTACGATACGCTTCATCTGCTTCGGGGGAGATTAGTTTTGTTACTGTTGCATTTTTCCACCCTGACTCATCTTTGGTGAAAACAAATACGGCCCCAGTATTTTCATACTTCGGATTAACGTATGCATCAGCGAAGGGAGCACCTACGACGATCGTATTTCCTTCAATGGCGACCGAATGCCCAAACTGATCCGAGGACTGGTCATACCGATCTTCGAAATCGGGAGTGATACTTGATAATGTCGTTTCAAACACCCAAGTGTCATCTGACCGATCATTCGCTGTTCCTTGATTGTCACGTGCGTAAACATAGGCTAAACCGGAGGAACCAATATTAAAGCCGTTCCTGTAACTTCCAACCACCAGGTAGTCGTCACTGATTGCGACTGCTGATCCAAAATATTCTCTGAGGTTTGAATCTGAATCCGCAGGCGGTAATAAAAGCCCCTCTAAATCGTATCCGGTCAGCAGCGTGCGGTCTTCCAGCTCTTCGATTCCAATCGGACGTCGACTCAGCGCGGGCTGATACCGATGACGTGCGCGAGAACGCTGATTTCGGGGACGACGTGAGCGTACAGTTCGGTATCGTGAAGTCAGGGACTTCAACCAGTTAGTCAACAGCATGCGAGGCAGGGCTTTCTGGCTATCTGTTGCGGTCAAACGTACGTGGCCCGCACGTTGAGGCGTTGAGTTTAAGCGTAAGTGTTGGGTGAATCAGATAATTAGCGGGTTGATATACAGGAATGAATTATCTGTATGTGTGAATATATCAGTTTAGGAGAGGGGTATCCATAACTTTCAGCTTCTCTACCTTAAAATTTCATGTCATTAAGAAATGACGGTAAATCTCTATATATAAATAGCTTATGGCAATGTTGTTCCCGCTCAGAAGACCGGCAGGCTCTGACCATCTCGATGCTGGATTGCCAGACTGAGCGTTTGGGGAGAAATACTGGTCGGAATCGTCCGTAGTGCACCATCCCCCATGATGCACAGGAATCTCCCATTGTTAGCCTGTCCCAGGGCGATGATTGGATTGCCAGGATTGAAGGGCAGGTCGATTGGTTGTGTCCAGGGAACCGCTTTATCCGGCCCTGCTTTGACCGCCAGGATCACGTTGGAAACACCATCGGTGAAACTTCGCATGCGTAAACCCTGACCGCCGCTGAACGGGGTGTCCTTGCCTGAGAAGGTCATCACAGACGTGAAGCCCGGCTGCAGGGTATTTTCTGTCTGGTAGACATCCGGCATTTTGGTAATCAAGGCCTTGTTATGCGGACTGTCCCAGGGCTCATCCAGCTTGAACTGCTGATACAACTCCTGCTGACCAAGAAAAGGGAGCAGATGTACCCGCCAGCTTAAATTCGGTTTGCCATCGGTCAGATGCGCATCGGCGTACGGGAATCGCGTGAAGGAATCGTGATAGTGATGAAAGGCCAGCCCGATCTTTTTCATGCTGTCTGCTTCTGACTCCCGGAACTGCTGCGAATTTCCCCCATTCATTTGAGAATTGATCACGTCGTCCGCTTTGTCGGCAATACGCTTCATGATCTTGCCTCCCGGGGCGCCCCAGGTCAGCAGAAAATAACCTCCGCCCCCCAGCAGCAGAACCACGGCACCGATCGCGATCAGCGGCCCCGGTTTGACTTTGGAAGCCGTCTGTTTCTTCTGCTTCGATTTCGCCGACTTCGTGGGGCTCTTCTTCCGCCGTCGTGTCGGTGGCGAATAATCCATTTCCTCTTCTTCATCGAAGGCTTCCAGAAAATCATCGTCCGCGGGGACCGGGATTTTCATCACCGCTTCGCACGCTTTGCATTTGATTTTCTTACCGGCTTTATCGTCGCCGACTTTATATTTCTTGCCGCACTGCCTGCATTCAAAACTGATGGTCATGGTCTTCTGAGTGTCTTTATAAAACTAAGTGGGTTGGGTGGTGAAATAATACCGTTAGTCGTTGACAGTGATTCTTACTGTCCCGGTTTGACTTCGATGGCGTCCCAATCAATCCGCGTGAAATCCTGCGGGCCGATCATCTCTTTCCATTGAGCGTCTTCCAGATCCTTTTTAACAAGTGATATGGATCCATCCCCTTTCAGAATCACAACCTGTGAAGCAGTTTGTCCCAATTCGGCGATTGGCTGCGCCGGATTCAGACCACCCGGTTTTGTCCATTCGACGGCTTTGTCGGGGCCTGCTTCAACGACCATCATTGTATAGGAGAGGCCATCTAGCGTGTCGCGCATACGGGCCGGCTGGCCCAGGGGAAACAGTGTGGTCATTTTCTCCTTTCCCTCAGCATTTTTTTCCCGTTTCCCTTCAAAAACCCGGAATCGGGTTTTGTTTGAGTCGGCAGGCGTGTCCGGTGATTTAAAGACATCAGGCATGTTCTTTGCCAGCGGCGCATTATTTGGACTATCCCACGCTTCATCCAGTTTGAACTGTTCATACAATGGTTTCTGGTCCATATAGGGCAGGAGATGCACCCGCCAGCTGACTTTTAACCGACCATTCTCGTCATAAAATTCGGGATGCTCTTCCTGTGATGGCAGGAAGGAACTGGCTTCCTCGTGCAGGTTATGCAGTGCCAGACCAATCTGCTTGAGCTGATTTCCAACAGCCTTGTAACGTGCGGCGGTCATCGGTTCTCCCGCTTTGGTCATCATCTCCGGGGCGATCTTTTGCTCCTCCGGTTGAGCATCCGTCTCTGCCGGTGCACCAGTCTCGGTGGCAGCTTCTTCCGTTGTGGGATTCGCAGCAGGCTGTTTCTGGCATCCGCTGGGAAATGTGACTGTTACCATCAGCAACGTCAGCAGCAGAATTCGACTCTGAATATACATTCTCGTCTCCATGGTTCTGTCAGAGAGGTTTACTTGAAAGTGAAAACAGGTGGAAAGCTTCATTGCCTGTTCCAATTTTATTCAGGTTTGTAAGAGGGCAGATCTACTGTGATCACATTCCCGTCATCAGGTTGAATCAGATTTGCCAGCGATTTTGCGGGGATGTTCGCAGGAATCCCCCTTGTCGAGCCATCCATCATCACAGCAGGGATCACAGGCGTGGTTAACTTCCCAAGGGCTTTGACCGGGTCAGCAGGATCAAAGGGCAGGTCTTCCGGTTTCGTCCAGGGAACCGCTTTGTCCGCGGCAGCGATCACGAAGAAGATTGTATTGGAAGTCCCGTCAGTGATATCTCTGATACGTGAGCCCGGCGCACCGGGAAACGGCGTCTTTTCTCCGGCAAATGTCATCACACGTGTCTCGCCCGGCTTACCTGCGGAACCAAACTGATAGATCGCCGGCATTTTCGCCACTAAGGCTTTGTTGTGAGGGCTGTCCCAGGATTCATCCAGTTTGAACTGTTGATACAGCGCCTCCTGTCCCATGAAAGGCAGCAGATGCACGCGCCAGCTCAGATTGGGTTTGCCGTCGACGAGATGTTCATCCGCGGGCGGAAACCGATTGTATTTATCGACATAGTCGTAAAACGCCATGACGATCCCGCGAAGCTGTTGCAGGACCTTGATCTGATCCGGCTTCAGAGTGGTATGGATAATGGTGTATTCTCGATCGTCAACCACGTTGCCATCATTTGGGTTTATCAGGTCTTTCCACTTGCTTTCAGCGATATCCCGCTTGTAACAGCGGGTTGAACCATCGGCCAGCAAGACCGGAATGCCTCGACCGGCGGCTCCGAATTCAGCCTTGGGATGTTCATCTTTCAGTCCGCCGGGTTGAGTCCATAGAACCGCTTTGTCCGGTCCCGCTTCAACGATCATGACTGTGTTAGATGTTCCGTCCAGAATGTTGCGAATCTGGGCCGGTTTCCCCAGTGGAAATATGGTAGATGGCGCCTCTCTGCCTCTGGAGTTTTTTCCCCATTGTCCTTCAAAGACACGGAAGCGGGTCTTGTCTGAGCCGATCGGGGTATCGGGAGAGCGGTAAACCTCAGGCATTTTCTTTGCCAGTGGGGCATTGGCTGGACTATCCCAGGCTTCATCCAGTTTGAATTGATCGTACAGCGGCTTCTGGCTCAGAAAGGGCAGAATGTGGACCCGCCAGCTGACTTTCAACTGACCATTCTCATCGAAATATTCAGGATGTTCTTCTTGTGATGGTAAAAAAGACCGGTTTTTATCATGCGAGTAATGCAGGGCCAGGCCGATGGCTTTCAGCCGCGCTTTTACCTCCTGATAACGTTCGGCCGTCATCGGCTCCCCCGGTTTCGTCACCATTTTGGGATCGATCGTCTTTTCTTCCGCAGTGGCAGCATCTTTCGAGGATGACTGTTCGGCAGACGAAGTTGAGGAGTCGTCTTTTTCCGCCTGGGAGTCGCCGGGCTGAGGCTTTTGACAACCTGTAGAAACCAGCAGCAGGATCAGACAGAGAGAGAATGTAGACAGACAGCGATTCCAGTTTCCCGGAACACCAGGGAGTGAGCGAGTAGCAGACATGTAGGCAAACTTTCAGCTGAGTCAAATTGGATCAGACCCCGCGCGCATGGGGGCTCTGATGAAGCGAAGTTTGTGCCTGCCTTCGTTCTGTGAGCGTGTGTCTTTCGACATCAGAGAGAAGTCATTTAAGTCTATCTTCCACTTTAGGTTCAGGCAAGTTAAATGCAGACAAAGAATCACACAGGCCAGCGATCCGACATGCTGCAGGCAGGAGGTCTGGTTGAGCGAATCAAATTCTGTACACACCCCGATCAGGATCCGATTTTGTCTCCCAAAGAATCCGCGATTTCAGATGCATTCTCTCCCCACGCGAGCTATGATCGAAGCCCGACAACCTGAAATTTCTCCTGATGATAATAGAAACTCACACCATGCAATCTCCCGAAACATCCCGCCGCTCGTTTCTGAAAACATCTCTCGCTCTGACCGGAACCTTTCCACTGGTCGCCGGACTGGCCTACGCGGAATCAAAATCGTCCGACAAACCCCTGATGGCCTATGTCGGCACCTTCAGTTCTCCGCTTCAGGATGTGCTCGATACCCAGGTCGACCTGCCGCCTGGCAACGGACGCGGTATTCATCTCTTCCAGGTCGATCGCAAAACGGGAGCGATGACCCCTGCTGGCATTCAGCGGATGGGAACCAGCCCCAGTTGCCTGGCTGTCAACGCGGAAGGCACACGCCTCTATTCGACCAATGAAACTGATCGGGTCGGCCAGGAGAAGCATGGTTCCGTCTCCGCCTTCAAGATCAATCGGGAGGACGGTTCGCTCACACAACTCAACAAGGTCAACTCGGGGGGAGACGGACCGACCTATGTCAGCATCCATCCGTCGGGACGCTATCTGCTGATTGCGAATTATTTCGGCGGTTCGATTTCCGTGCTCCCCATTCTGAAAGACGGCTCACTCGGCGAAGCCACCGATGTCAAAAATGATGCCGGCAAAATCGGTCCCACCACAGCCACGAATGCCCCCGAAGGCAGCTTCGCCTTCAGCGGTCACGATCATACGCACGCCCACATGATTCAGGCCGATCCCTCAGGGCGCTTTGTGTTTCATGTCGATCTGGGCTTGGACAAGATCTACATCTGGAAATTCGATGAAAAAACGGGCAAGCTCACGCCGAATGATCAGGCTGCGATCTCTCTGCCTCCCGGCGACGGACCCCGGCACTTCCACTTCCATCCCAACGGACGCTGGTTCTATTCAATCCAGGAAGAAGGTTCGACGCTGGTCCTCTTCGATTTCGATCCGAAGGCTGGCACACTGACCGCCCGGCAGACCATCTCGACACTGCCGGAAGGTTTCAAAGGCAGCAACTTCTGTTCGGAAATTCTGGTTTCGGAAGACGGGAAGTACGTCTATGCCGGCAACCGTCTGCACGACAGCATCGGCATCTTTTCCGTCGGCACAAACGGCGAACTGACCTGGGTGGCTGATGAATGGACCCGCGGCAATTATCCCCGCAGCTTCAGCTTTGACCCGACCGGCGAATTTCTCTACTGCTGTAACCAGCGGGCCGACAGCGTGGCCGTGTTCAAGGTCGATAAAGCAACAGGCAAGCTGCACTTCACAGGCCACTACGCTGCCGTTGGCAACCCCTCGCACGTTGTCTTTCTGGACCTGGCGAAGCAACCTTGATGCAGGAGTTAATATGATCCAGACTGGATTGCTGAGTTCGTAAGCGAGAAATGAGGAACGATTCATGACCGCTGACAGTGACTCGGAGAAAGCACCTCAGGGCATCAATCGCCGCCGTCTGGTTCTGGATCTGATTGGACTGCCAATCTTATTCGCTCTGTTTATGTTCCTGCCTGCGGGAACATGGACATGGTCGAAAGGCTGGTTCTTTATTCTTTTTCTGCTGGTGGTCGTTTCAGCAGGATTCGTGGTTCTTCAGCGTGTGAATCCGGAAGTCATTGTCGCGAGAAGTCACTTCCACAAAGGAACGAAACACTGGGACAAAATCCTGCTCGGCTTTTACTTTCCATCGATGCTGGCCATCGTCCCCGTGGCGGCTCTGGACGAGAGCCGATTCCACTGGTTTCCAGTCCCATTGTGGGTCTGCATTCTCGGCTACGCTTTACTGCTGGCCGGGATGGTAATCGTCACCTGGGCCGAAGCCGTGAACAAGTTCTTTGAAGTCACCGTGCGGATTCAAACGGACCGCGGGCATGCAGTGATCGACACCGGTCCCTATGCCATCATGCGTCATCCCGGCTATGTCGGGGGAATCCTCACCGCCATCGGCATGCCGCTTTCGTTGGGATCCCTCTGGGCCTTGATTCCGGCGGGAATCGCCTCGCTGGTGTTGATCATACGAACCCACTGGGAAGACCAGACCCTGCAGGCAGAATTAAACGGGTACCAGGAATACGCGAAGTGGGTGCGGTTTAAGCTGATCCCGGGCATCTGGTAACGAAAAAATCATCCGCGGAGACGAGCCGACAGTCTCAGGCAGACCCAAGTACATCTGAAGAATTACCAAATTTCAGGTACCCACACACAAAAAAAACGACGGGAAAGGTGTGACACCATTTCCTGTCGAGGTTTCAGCAGGACGCCAGAATTCACTTGAGAAGTTTTTAGCCAGGTTAAATGAGTAAGTGCACATCAACCGAATTCTCTATTTGATCAGCTCATTCTCCTCGAGCGTCCAGATATTAAAGATAGGCTTTGGCAATGAAATCATTAAGGCTGACTGACTGCATCTGAATATTATGAAACGAAAATCCTAATCGCTCTCAGAAACTCTGCCGGCAACCTTTTTCTCGAACTCTGTCAGGTCCTGCACCCGAGTCAGTGATTCATCTGCGGCTTCCTGCAGTCCGACCAGCACGGTGGCTGAGACGGTTAGTCCGGTGACGAGAAGACCAAGAATAAATATCCCAAGCGTACTCATTTTTCAAAGCTCCTTCCTTGCAAGAGCAGACAGCCGAAGGAAAGTATCGAAGGGACCCAGATTCCTACAAATAATCCTTCTTCCCGCTGGCCACTGAACCAGAGCGCCACTGAAAAGAGGAATGAAATGAAGGCAGCTATAACGAACAGTAGTTTTCCTAGTTTTTTGCGTTTCACAGTTCCTGTAGACCTTTGTGTCGATACAATGCGGAGGAGCTTAACACTCAGCCGTCAGGATCCTCTATAGCGATAATCGATGAGAATGTCGCGATGAATACAATCGCGAATACGACCACGCCAAGTTTGAAGATTTCCAGATCGTCGATGGTTAAGCTTCCTGATTTGAAGAAATTGCTGCCCCGTCTTCTTTTCTAGAACATCAGGCAGATCTGCCAAGTGTTTAATGTGCTGAGAAACGGGACCGGGAAGGATCTATTTCAGGTTAGCGCGTACCAGGACTGCAGGATCAGGTGAAGTTGATTCCACTGCAGGAGAATGGAGTAAACGAGAACTTTGACTGGGGTATTGATTGCAGGAGGAGGAGAATTCTATGATGAGGGTGAAACCATTCTTTGATGGGAAGCCTTGCGCGTGTTGGCCTGTTCTCCCGTCAAAAAAGTTTCAGAAAACTGCAATCAGTCAGCAGGACTGAGTTGGTAAAGCATTCCAGACAGAGGCTGCGCCTTCCTCTGCTCTCTGAATAGAAACGACCTGTGATGGGATTGGCTGGTAAGAAAGTCTGACGTTGAGATAAAACAGCCCGTCAGTCGCCAGACAAATACGATCAGGCACAAGTCTGTGTGAGCTAGCATCTGGCTGCATGACCCCTCAAACGCAAAAACCCGACGGGAAAGGTATTCACACCATTTCCTGTCGGGTTTTCATAGTACCGGAGGCGGGACTTGAACCCGCACGGGGTTTACCCCCACTGGATTTTGAATCCAGCGCGTCTGCCGATTCCGCCACTCCGGCTTGAGAATAAGAGTATATAGTATAACGCTTTATGGAATTCAATGGAAACAGCCAAAAAACTGGGATCCCATTGACTGACTCAAAATGGCCCGTTACCTGAAAAAGGCCTCGAATCAGGCAGCTTCGATGGCTGCTGCCGAGAGCGGGAATTTCAGCGTGAAAGCAGTCCCTTTACCAATGGCACTCTCAACACGGATGCGTCCGTTGTGGGCCTCCATGACCTCTTTGGCCAGTGACAGTCCCAGTCCAGTGCCTCCCTGGCCGTTCTCGTCTGCTTCTTTGGTCGTGTAAAACTGTTCAAAGATATGGTGCAGCTGCTCGGGGGGAATACCAGAACCACTGTCACGCACGATCACCTCTGCCAGGTTCGATTCCGCATTCACTCGCACCGCCAGATCGAGTCTGCCGCCGCCTGGCATCGCCTGACGGGCATTCACGATTAGATTGACAAGCACCTGCTGGATCTGGTTCGGATTCAACGTGACTTCCGGCTGAGCATCGAAATGGGTATGCAGATTGACGCGGTTCATCGTCAGGTCTTTTTCCACAAGGGCGATCACGCTTTTGACCAGCACGACCAGGTCGACCGGTTCCTGGCGACTCTCATTGCCACGGGCATACGAGAGCATGCCGGTGGTGATCTTGGCGGCCCGCTGACCGGCGGAGAGAATTTTGGTAAACGCTTTATCCCGGCGTTCTTCCTCTTTGTGACGCAGGCCCAGCTTCGCGTAGTTGATCACGGTCGTGAGAATATTGTTGAATTCATGCGTGATCGATGAAGCCAGGGCACCCACGGAGCTCATCTTCTGCGCCTGAATGAGCTGCTTCTGGTAATCCTGGACTTGAGCTTCCAGCTCTTTGACGCGGGCTTCAAGATTTTCGACGGTTTGCTGAGTCATAAACCTGACACATCCTTGTGAGGCGAGTGAGTTGTAATTTCGAACACCCATTTGATTCAAGCTGCACTTGAAGCGGGAGAGTGTTTCAGCTGCGCTATCTACCTATAGAATATCGGCTGCCGCAAATCGGCAATCCAGAACCTGAGCAGCCACCTGTTACAGTCGACCAAGAATGAACCCTTCAGGTCCAGTTGTGTAAGCAGGCGAAAACAGGGGGGGATAGAAGGAATGGGTTTGATTCAGGCTTCAATGGCCCCCAATATGTGTGCGTGAAAATACTATACTGTCTGGAGAATGAATCAGAATAGTTTACCGAACGACATCTGCTCGGGAGCAATAGACGCTGGTAACCTACTGCAAAATAGAGGATTACGAAGCGATCATGCTACGGAATCCTGCTGGAAGCCTGGGTACGACATCTTGAACAGACCTGCCAGAGCACCATATCCGCTGTAGTTAAGAAAACCGTGGTTCTTAGCGCAACAGATTCACACATTCAGTCGGAAAAGATTCTGCAATATCGCCAGACTGTGTAAAAGTCCGATATTGACGTTCCGCAGCAGCCTATGTCAGGCAATCTGATTTAAGCGGCAGCCCGCTCTTCGGCGGGACCTTGATCCTGTTGTTCGTCTGCCTGGCTCTGGCGTTGAGCACACTGAATCCGATAGGCGATCTCTTTGGCAATTGCCTGGTTGAAGTTCAGCTGGAACTGCTGATAAGAGAACTGGGCTGCACAGCACCAGCCGATCACGGACTGGCAACGCTGCGGACGGAGCTCCAGCTCGCGCATCGCTGAAATCAGTGAGGCAGAGCTCTGTTCGGCAAAGTGAATTCCACTTCCCAGTCCATGCTGCTCAAAGCAGATGACCGACTGGGCTGCTTCACAGCCTCCAAAGATCACCACCGGTGCACCACAGCTCTGTGCTTCCTGAGCAGACAGATCGAAGTCAACATCCCGGGGACAGATCACCGCTTTACAGAGCCGATACTGATCTCGCAAAACCTGATCATCAACGGCACCGATGATTTCCACCTGTGGTTCATTGTGAACCGCAGCAGGGACCTGTTCTGCCGGAATTCCGATGATCGACAGACTCTGTTTGAGAGCCACACAGGCATCGACGGCCAGTTGTTCCTGCACAGTCCAGGGACCGTCGACAACCAGCAGATAGAAGTCATTCCGTCTTTCATAACCGGAACTGTAAAAATCCGTATCAACGGGGGGGCGTACAAATGAGGTAAAACGATCCCGGTTCTGATTCAAAAGCGTTTTGGTCGGTACGACGAATTCCACCTCAGTCAGTGAGTTGACCAGCTGGTGATCGATGGGCTGCTGGTTACTGGCGATCGGTTCCAGATAGCACATATGCAACTGGTGGTCCTGGCATTTGATCGAGGCGGCTGCTTCGAGGCTCGTGCTGATGATCAGATTCGCCCGGGAGACATCCACTTCCTTATCCGGGGAAAAGCCGGTTCCGAAGCGGGCAATCGTGGAGGAATGAGGCCAGGTCTGATTCAGTGCTTCCCAGATACTATATTCAATGCGCGTATGAGATACGCCTGTGTGCACTAAGATCACACTCATGTTGTTTCCTCCTTGAAACGATGATGAGTCTGAATCAAATCCTGTTGTTATTCTGCCAGCAGCGACTTCACCGCAGAATACGCTTGAGGGAAGCTCAAAGAAGGGGGTGATGTATGTAGTAACTCAAGTCAGACAACAGAGAAAGGACTCAATTTTAGTACCACGGTTGTCAGCCGCAGAACCGATAGAAAAACAGGGGACGACAAGCCAGTTGAGTATCACCGACCGTCTGACGCTGATATTGACAAATCTCGAAAATCTGGTCAATCCGAATCTGCCCGGATTCTATAAGGAAACGAGTGCCTGTCACTTCTTTAAGAGACAGGTACTGCAGAATCCTGATGGGAAATGGGGTGAATCGCTTCAAAATCGGGCGTTGTGTTTCCCTGTTCCGCCTGGTGAATCAGTGCTGCCATTTCCCACGCGGTCACATAATAATATTTCCACTCCGGATGCCGGGCTGCTTCGCGGCGCAATTCTGCATGAAAAGCCTCCGTTTCCGGTCCCAGCAGAGTCTCCAGATTACCAGGTTTGGCGCCATGTGTGTGCAACTTGATAAAGGTCCAGTCGGGTCGTCCTGCCACATGCACATCTGCCGCCAGCCAGTGCCGGAAACGTGAGATCGTCGCCGGACGACCACCATGCAGGTCCGAGTTCTCAATCCCGGGCATGAATCCCCATTTCCGTTGATTCCAGTCGAGTCCCAACGGTCCCTGGATCATCAGCAGGCTGTCCCGCTTGGGAGTCTGACCAACGTGCGCGAGCGTTCCTGCATCGTGTGATTTACATTTGCCGGGCAGATTCTTCGCATAATAGATGCTGTTGATGATACGTGTCTGGGTATCGCTGGGAGCCGAAGGCATCGTCAGGTCGGCATAGCAGCCCGTTTCCAGCAGCACATCGATTTCATTTTCGACCCCGCACCAGCGACCATCCGGACGCGAGTTACACAGGGCCCAGTTTCCATGAATGAAGCTGTAGAGAATCTCTCCCGTTGCGGGATCCTTGCGCAGCAGTCCATGTCGTTCGTAAAGCGTCTTGCGAAAATCATTCATTTTCTGACGCAGCCCCTCGGCCGTGTCGTTGTCGTGGTGCAGGTGGATCTCCACATCGCCGAATCCCTGTTTACAGAGTCGCGCCAGACGATCCAGGTACTCGGGCTGATACTGATCCTGCGGAAAGAAGAACGTATGCTGAGGCACCTGTCCGCGCGAATCACTGAAACGCGAGAAGCGGGCCGGATATTCTTCACACCAGCGGTCGACACGGGCGATCGCTTCCGCTTTCTGGGGATGTCCCCATTCCGGTTCATAGTGATCGCAAACCGCGATGAAAATATGCCGGGGCTGTACCGGAGTAAATCTGACCGGCCGATCCTGCCTCTTCTGAAACAGATAAGCGGGCAACCAGTACTGCATGTTCCGGGCACGAATTGCCAGGGAAACGAAACCGACGCACGCCATCACCAGCAGGCTGAGCATCGCGATACAGGCAAACAGAAATGTATTCATGACGGATTATCTTTATGAATGATGAGAGGGGATATTATTCTCAATGGTTTCCGGATCGATGTCGCTCTGCTGTTCCAGCGGAAACCCTTCATCGACAGGCACCACGCGGGTGGCACTGCGTTCGGTCCGTTCCCAGGTGCCGGTCTGTCGCGTGAAGAGCCAGCGGAACAGGCCGATTCCCAGTGCCAGGTTCATCTGCACGAACATGCCGGGGACCCGACAGAGTTTACGGAGCACGCCCCCTCGATTCGCGAGTTTCATACCCACAAAGGCAGACAGATAAAACAGTCCCTGGCCCAGTAATGTGACCTGGTAGAGTGTCTGGTTCAACAGGCACAG from Gimesia sp. harbors:
- a CDS encoding glycosyltransferase; this translates as MSVILVHTGVSHTRIEYSIWEALNQTWPHSSTIARFGTGFSPDKEVDVSRANLIISTSLEAAASIKCQDHQLHMCYLEPIASNQQPIDHQLVNSLTEVEFVVPTKTLLNQNRDRFTSFVRPPVDTDFYSSGYERRNDFYLLVVDGPWTVQEQLAVDACVALKQSLSIIGIPAEQVPAAVHNEPQVEIIGAVDDQVLRDQYRLCKAVICPRDVDFDLSAQEAQSCGAPVVIFGGCEAAQSVICFEQHGLGSGIHFAEQSSASLISAMRELELRPQRCQSVIGWCCAAQFSYQQFQLNFNQAIAKEIAYRIQCAQRQSQADEQQDQGPAEERAAA